The following proteins come from a genomic window of Cronobacter sakazakii:
- a CDS encoding HNH endonuclease has protein sequence MIKKICEVIDGEYVCDIDISVEEWKTLLTNDKVFDTKSIAALKKWFIEPNHSCTCFDIGKKYDLHSMSANGVINGLGGRVQKELGRFEVKGVGNIASGTKFITVMKSKEIGGKPKRNLWTIREELVQAINELDFFGTTEMASSEYYSDDELINAIEKSNIFDNVQTFEYTGEAKPKKNAIEVKNGLSYPRSKGVSQNALNKAGYRCEVDSDHPTFRRRNSSLNYTEPHHIVPMSRQDAFDTSLDVEENIISLCCNCHKQIHLGQGYEDMLKEIYTARKRLLKKVGIDISLENLILYYKMESK, from the coding sequence GTGATTAAAAAAATATGCGAAGTGATTGATGGAGAGTATGTCTGTGACATTGATATCAGTGTGGAAGAATGGAAAACTTTATTAACAAATGATAAAGTTTTTGACACAAAAAGTATTGCAGCGTTAAAAAAATGGTTTATTGAGCCAAATCATTCCTGCACATGCTTCGATATTGGTAAGAAGTACGACCTGCACAGCATGAGTGCTAATGGAGTCATAAACGGACTGGGTGGCAGAGTTCAAAAAGAACTTGGTAGATTCGAGGTTAAAGGTGTCGGAAATATCGCATCCGGTACAAAATTCATTACCGTAATGAAGAGTAAAGAAATCGGCGGAAAACCCAAAAGAAACTTATGGACAATTCGTGAGGAACTTGTTCAGGCAATTAACGAACTGGATTTTTTTGGTACAACAGAAATGGCCAGCAGTGAGTATTACTCTGACGATGAGTTGATCAATGCCATAGAGAAAAGCAATATCTTTGACAACGTTCAGACGTTTGAATATACAGGGGAAGCCAAACCAAAGAAAAATGCAATAGAAGTAAAAAATGGCCTCTCGTATCCCAGGAGTAAAGGCGTATCCCAAAATGCGCTGAATAAAGCAGGTTACAGATGTGAAGTCGATAGTGACCACCCAACATTCAGAAGGCGAAATTCATCCTTAAATTACACAGAACCTCATCACATTGTACCTATGTCCAGGCAAGATGCTTTTGACACATCTCTTGATGTTGAAGAAAATATCATATCTCTGTGTTGCAATTGCCATAAACAAATTCACCTTGGTCAGGGTTATGAAGATATGCTGAAAGAAATATACACTGCGCGAAAAAGGTTATTAAAAAAAGTTGGTATTGATATATCACTGGAAAACTTGATTCTTTATTACAAAATGGAAAGTAAGTGA
- the copM gene encoding CopM family metallochaperone translates to MKITNSLFVILMLSLPAISAEHSEMKMSDISSSASSQEYMSGMKGMHDKMMAAVKESDPDKAFAKGMVAHHEGAIAMAETELKYGKDPEMRKLAQDIIKAQKGEIEQMNKWLGNQK, encoded by the coding sequence ATGAAAATCACAAATTCGCTTTTTGTTATACTGATGTTATCCCTGCCAGCGATTTCCGCAGAACATTCAGAAATGAAAATGTCAGATATATCCTCATCGGCATCGTCACAGGAATATATGTCCGGCATGAAAGGTATGCATGACAAAATGATGGCCGCTGTAAAAGAGTCCGATCCCGACAAGGCTTTTGCGAAAGGCATGGTAGCACACCATGAAGGGGCAATAGCAATGGCTGAGACCGAGCTAAAATACGGAAAAGATCCGGAAATGAGAAAGCTCGCGCAGGACATCATTAAAGCTCAAAAAGGTGAAATTGAGCAGATGAATAAATGGCTTGGTAATCAAAAATAA
- the silE gene encoding silver-binding protein SilE — protein MKNIVLASVLGLSLISTAWATETVNIHERVNNAQAPAHQMQSSSTPAAIQGAAPRMAGMDQHEQAIIVHETMNNGSADAHKKMAESHQKMMGAGTVNASRPATSFAAMNEHERAAVAHEFTNNGQSGPHQAMADAHRRMINAG, from the coding sequence ATGAAAAATATCGTCTTAGCATCAGTGTTAGGTTTGAGCTTAATTTCTACGGCCTGGGCCACTGAAACTGTAAATATCCATGAGCGTGTCAATAATGCTCAGGCTCCGGCCCATCAGATGCAGTCTTCTTCAACTCCAGCCGCCATCCAGGGGGCAGCTCCACGGATGGCCGGTATGGATCAGCATGAACAGGCTATTATTGTTCATGAAACCATGAACAATGGTTCAGCAGATGCACATAAAAAAATGGCGGAAAGTCATCAGAAGATGATGGGAGCTGGCACCGTTAACGCTTCCCGTCCGGCGACTTCGTTTGCGGCGATGAATGAACATGAAAGAGCAGCTGTTGCCCATGAATTTACGAATAACGGTCAGTCCGGCCCCCATCAGGCTATGGCTGATGCACACCGCCGCATGATCAATGCGGGCTGA
- the silS gene encoding copper/silver sensor histidine kinase SilS, with protein sequence MHSKPSRRPFSLALRLTFFISLSTILAFIAFTWFMLHSVENHFAEQDVSDLQQISTTLNRILQSPVDPDDKKISKIKESIASYRNVALLLLNPRGEVLFSSAQGAALRPAVNSADFSEHSRARDVFLWTVEDPAGPMDTGSEMKMETYRIIASSGQAIFQGKQQNYVMLTGLSINFHLHYLDALKKNLIAIAVVISLLIVLIIRIAVRQGHLPLRNVSNAIKNITSENLDARLEPTRVPIELEQLVISFNHMIGKIEDVFTRQANFSADIAHEIRTPITNLVTQTEIALSQDRTQRELEDVLYSSLEEYNRMTKMVSDMLFLAQADNNQLIPDRVMFDLRAEVMKVFEFFEAWAEERNITLKFNGMPCLVEGDPQMFRRAINNLLSNALRYTPEGQAITVSIREQESFFDLVIENPGKPIPEEHLSRLFDRFYRVDPSRQRKGEGSGIGLAIVKSIVEAHHGRVQVESDVRSTRFILSVPRLEKMIPETQY encoded by the coding sequence ATGCATAGCAAACCTTCCAGACGCCCTTTCTCACTCGCTCTGCGGCTGACCTTTTTTATCAGCCTGTCCACGATACTGGCTTTTATCGCCTTCACCTGGTTTATGCTGCATTCTGTTGAAAATCATTTTGCCGAGCAGGATGTCAGCGATCTTCAACAAATCAGCACCACACTGAACCGTATACTGCAGTCCCCGGTGGATCCGGATGATAAAAAAATAAGCAAAATAAAGGAATCAATTGCCAGCTACCGCAACGTTGCCCTTTTGCTCCTCAATCCCAGGGGTGAAGTGCTCTTTAGCTCAGCTCAGGGGGCGGCACTACGCCCGGCAGTGAATTCAGCAGATTTTAGCGAGCACAGCCGCGCACGGGATGTCTTTCTCTGGACGGTGGAGGATCCTGCGGGACCGATGGATACCGGGTCCGAAATGAAGATGGAAACATACAGGATTATCGCCTCCTCTGGTCAGGCGATATTTCAGGGCAAACAGCAGAACTATGTCATGCTGACTGGCCTATCCATTAATTTCCATCTCCATTACCTCGATGCGCTGAAAAAGAACCTGATTGCGATTGCCGTCGTGATAAGCCTGTTGATTGTTCTGATCATTCGAATCGCTGTCCGTCAGGGGCACCTGCCCCTTCGTAATGTCAGCAATGCCATTAAAAACATCACCTCCGAGAATCTTGATGCGCGACTGGAACCGACACGCGTTCCCATTGAGCTGGAGCAACTGGTTATCTCGTTCAATCATATGATTGGAAAGATTGAGGATGTCTTTACCCGCCAGGCCAATTTCTCTGCCGATATCGCGCATGAGATCAGAACGCCCATCACCAATCTGGTGACGCAGACTGAAATCGCACTGAGTCAGGATCGAACACAGAGGGAACTTGAGGATGTCCTCTATTCCAGTCTTGAAGAGTATAACCGGATGACCAAAATGGTCAGCGATATGCTGTTCCTGGCACAGGCAGATAATAATCAGCTGATACCTGACAGGGTCATGTTTGACCTCAGAGCGGAAGTCATGAAAGTCTTCGAGTTTTTCGAAGCCTGGGCCGAAGAACGCAATATCACGCTCAAATTTAACGGGATGCCCTGCCTGGTTGAGGGAGATCCACAAATGTTCAGAAGGGCGATCAATAATCTGTTATCCAATGCCCTGCGTTATACCCCGGAGGGACAGGCAATCACCGTCTCAATAAGAGAGCAGGAGAGCTTTTTTGACCTTGTGATTGAAAATCCGGGGAAACCAATCCCTGAAGAGCATTTATCAAGGCTGTTTGACCGTTTTTATCGGGTAGATCCGTCCAGACAACGAAAAGGAGAAGGCAGCGGCATCGGCCTTGCGATTGTGAAGTCCATCGTGGAAGCACATCACGGAAGAGTGCAGGTGGAATCGGACGTACGTTCAACTCGTTTTATCCTATCCGTGCCCAGACTGGAGAAAATGATTCCGGAAACCCAGTACTGA
- the silR gene encoding copper/silver response regulator transcription factor SilR → MKILIVEDEIKTGEYLSKGLTEAGFVVDHADNGLTGYHLAMTAEYDLVILDIMLPDVNGWDIIRMLRTAGKGMPVLLLTALGTIEHRVKGLELGADDYLVKPFAFAELLARVRTLLRRGNTMITESQFKVADLSIDLVSRKVSRAGNRIVLTSKEFSLLEFFIRHQGEVLPRSLIASQVWDMNFDSDTNAIDVAVKRLRAKIDNDYETKLIQTVRGVGYMLEVPDA, encoded by the coding sequence ATGAAAATATTGATCGTCGAAGACGAAATTAAAACAGGTGAATATCTCAGCAAAGGGCTTACAGAGGCAGGGTTCGTAGTGGATCACGCTGATAATGGTCTTACCGGATATCATCTCGCCATGACAGCCGAGTATGATTTAGTCATTCTGGATATCATGCTACCTGATGTGAACGGCTGGGATATCATCCGCATGCTGCGCACTGCCGGAAAGGGTATGCCGGTCTTACTGCTGACAGCCCTCGGCACGATCGAACATAGGGTCAAAGGACTGGAACTGGGTGCGGACGATTATCTGGTTAAACCCTTTGCGTTTGCCGAACTGCTCGCCCGGGTGAGAACCCTTCTGAGGCGGGGAAACACGATGATCACGGAAAGCCAGTTTAAGGTGGCTGACCTCTCGATTGATCTCGTATCCAGAAAAGTCAGTCGCGCCGGAAACCGCATTGTGCTCACCAGTAAAGAGTTCAGCCTGCTGGAATTCTTCATTCGCCATCAGGGAGAGGTTCTTCCCCGCTCCCTGATTGCCTCTCAGGTCTGGGACATGAATTTTGACAGCGACACTAATGCAATCGATGTCGCAGTAAAGCGACTCCGCGCTAAAATAGACAACGATTACGAGACAAAGCTGATCCAGACAGTCCGGGGCGTGGGCTACATGCTGGAGGTCCCGGATGCATAG